A region from the Arachis ipaensis cultivar K30076 chromosome B01, Araip1.1, whole genome shotgun sequence genome encodes:
- the LOC107608289 gene encoding uncharacterized protein LOC107608289 — MKTPPNSKDELEEVDSDEVFPMFRDGGRFGQLRLAVGMTFATKMEFKEAVREYCIQEGRRIWFKKNDNVRMRAVCKDENCGWLVYAANNTENNYWQIKTFMDDHSCARKTKNRLANRKWLAGKLVKKLRKYPNLRHCEAAQYFKTKCDLELSKCSLTRALGNARAVVHGDAAAQYGMIYICLDACKKGFLAGYRPLIGLDGAFLKTQHSGQILSAIGQDANNHIYVIAYAIVPVENTENWRWFLELLHQDLGDYKQNKLYFISDMQKIVNCCDLIDRLLLHELLIYAELLIKEVRAKPIVTLLEEVRMYAMRSIARNKVKLSSNTGILPPIQRSRLEKIRKESKSWVPMWSGDSEYEKFEVHG; from the exons ATGAAGACTCCTCCAAACTCTAAGGATGAGTTGGAGGAGGTTGATTCGGATGAGGTCTTCCCTATGTTCAGAGATGGAGGTAGGTTTGGGCAGCTTAGGCTTGCGGTTGGAATGACATTCGCTACAAAGATGGAGTTCAAAGAGGCTGTGCGTGAATATTGTATACAAGAGGGTCGCAGGATTTGGTTTAAGAAGAATGATAATGTAAGGATGAGAGCAGTGTGTAAGGATGAGAACTGTGGCTGGCTTGTGTATGCTGCTAACAACACAGAGAACAATTACTGGCAGATCAAGACGTTCATGGATGACCACAGTTGTGCAAGGAAAACCAAAAATAGACTGGCTAATAGGAAGTGGTTGGCCGGAAAATTGGTGAAGAAGCTTCGAAAATATCCTAATCTAAGACACTGTGAGGCTGCTCAGTATTTTAAGACAAAATGTGACTTGGAACTAAGCAAGTGTTCATTGACTAGGGCCTTAGGAAATGCTAGGGCTGTTGTGCATGGTGATGCTGCTGCCCAGTATGGGATG ATATACATTTGCTTGGATGCCTGTAAGAAGGGATTTTTGGCTGGCTACAGACCCCTCATAGGCTTGGATGGAGCTTTTCTGAAGACCCAGCATAGTGGTCAGATCTTGTCTGCAATTGGACAAGATGCAAACAATCACATATATGTGATTGCATATGCAATTGTCCCTGTTGAAAATACTGAAAActggaggtggttcttggaatTACTTCATCAAGACTTGGGAGATTATAAGCAAAACAAGCTCTATTTCATATCAGATATGCAGAAG ATAGTGAACTGCTGTGACTTAATAGATCGACTACTGCTCCATGAACTGCTTATATATGCTGAACTACT GATCAAAGAAGTTAGAGCCAAACCTATCGTTACACTCTTAGAAGAAGTCAGAATGTATGCAATGAGGTCCATCGCTAGGAACAAAGTGAAGCTTAGTTCGAACACTGGGATTCTACCACCTATACAGCGTAGCAGGTTAGAAAAGATAAGGAAGGAGTCAAAGAGTTGGGTCCCAATGTGGTCTGGTGACTCTGAATATGAGAAATTCGAGGTTCATGGGTAG
- the LOC107631564 gene encoding putative calcium-binding protein CML19, giving the protein MKYTQFERVLGYFDEDGDGKISASELRSQLGKMSGEILLEEEVEMAIAALDSDGDGLLSFEDMMNLMEGGEEDEKLKDLKEAFEMYDTDRCGFITPKGLRRMLKKLGESMSVEECQVMISRFDLNGDGMLSFEEFRIMMQ; this is encoded by the coding sequence ATGAAGTACACACAATTTGAGCGAGTTCTTGGTTACTTCGATGAAGATGGCGACGGTAAGATTTCAGCTTCTGAGCTAAGGAGCCAGCTCGGGAAGATGAGTGGCGAGATTCTATTGGAGGAGGAGGTGGAGATGGCCATCGCGGCGTTGGATTCGGATGGCGATGGGTTGCTGAGTTTTGAGGATATGATGAATCTCATGGAAGGAGGGGAGGAAGACGAGAAGTTGAAGGATTTGAAGGAAGCTTTCGAGATGTATGACACGGATCGATGTGGGTTCATTACTCCTAAAGGGTTGAGGAGAATGCTGAAAAAGTTGGGAGAATCTATGTCCGTTGAGGAATGCCAAGTTATGATTAGTCGCTTTGATTTGAATGGTGATGGGATGCTTAGCTTTGAAGAATTCAGAATTATGATGCAGTGA